A genomic stretch from Serratia entomophila includes:
- a CDS encoding helix-turn-helix transcriptional regulator produces MSRTQRLLDLMQLLRCHRYPVAGHALAQALGISMRTLYRDIATLQQQGADIAGEAGVGYVLRPGFTLPPLMFSQQEIEALVLGMRWVSRRGDSQLAGAADNALAKIAGVLPAALREELDANTLLIGPVQAPEARDEMRVMIRDVIRQERKLAVRYLTLAGEDSERTLWPFALGYFEQVQVLIAWCELRQAFRHFRLDRISQATPLAQRYPRGRRRLLKEWRESEGIH; encoded by the coding sequence ATGTCGCGCACTCAGCGCCTGCTTGACCTGATGCAACTGCTGCGTTGCCATCGCTATCCGGTGGCCGGCCACGCGCTGGCGCAGGCGCTGGGGATCAGCATGCGCACGCTGTATCGCGATATCGCGACGCTGCAGCAGCAGGGGGCGGACATTGCCGGTGAGGCGGGCGTGGGCTACGTGCTGCGACCGGGCTTTACGCTGCCGCCGTTGATGTTTTCGCAGCAAGAAATCGAAGCGTTGGTGCTCGGCATGCGTTGGGTCAGCCGGCGCGGCGACAGCCAGCTGGCCGGGGCGGCCGACAACGCGCTGGCCAAGATCGCCGGCGTGCTGCCGGCGGCGCTGCGCGAGGAGTTGGACGCCAACACGCTGCTGATTGGCCCGGTCCAGGCGCCGGAAGCGCGGGACGAAATGCGGGTGATGATCCGCGACGTTATCCGCCAGGAGCGCAAGCTGGCGGTGCGCTATCTCACTTTGGCGGGAGAAGACAGCGAGCGCACGCTGTGGCCGTTTGCGCTGGGGTATTTCGAACAGGTGCAGGTGCTGATCGCCTGGTGCGAACTGCGCCAGGCATTCCGCCATTTTCGCCTCGATCGCATCAGCCAGGCCACGCCGCTGGCGCAGCGCTATCCGCGCGGCCGCCGCCGGCTGCTTAAAGAATGGCGCGAGAGCGAGGGCATTCATTGA
- a CDS encoding LysR family transcriptional regulator, which translates to MRNRLPLNALRAFESSARHLNFTRAGLELSVTQAAVSQQVRALEQQLGIQLFRRLPRGLDLTEEGQALLPILNDAFDRIESVLQQFEGGHFHEVLTVAVVGTFAVGWLMPRLAAFKEAHPFIDLRVMTNNNLVNLSADGMDFAIRFGEGRWPATHNRKLFDAPLTVLCPPAVAARLRTPQDLQHELLMRTYRKDEWERWFAAAQVAPWRINGPVFDSSRLMVEGAIQCGGVALAPPCMFGRELREGVLQRPFAAEAHLGSYWLTSLKSRAMTPAMKVFVGWMSRQAEDERRGD; encoded by the coding sequence ATGCGCAACCGACTCCCCCTCAACGCCCTGCGGGCATTCGAATCTTCCGCTCGCCACCTGAACTTTACCCGCGCCGGGCTGGAACTGAGCGTCACCCAGGCCGCCGTCAGCCAGCAGGTGCGCGCGCTCGAGCAGCAACTGGGCATTCAGCTGTTCCGCCGCCTGCCGCGCGGCCTGGATCTGACCGAAGAAGGCCAGGCGCTGCTGCCGATACTGAACGACGCCTTCGACCGTATCGAATCGGTGCTGCAACAGTTTGAAGGCGGGCATTTTCACGAAGTGCTGACGGTGGCGGTGGTCGGCACCTTTGCCGTCGGCTGGCTGATGCCGCGGCTGGCGGCGTTCAAAGAGGCGCATCCTTTTATCGATCTGCGGGTGATGACCAACAACAATCTGGTCAATTTGTCTGCCGACGGCATGGACTTCGCCATCCGCTTCGGTGAAGGGCGCTGGCCCGCCACCCACAACCGCAAGCTGTTTGACGCGCCGCTCACGGTGCTGTGCCCGCCGGCGGTCGCCGCGCGCCTGCGCACGCCGCAGGATCTGCAGCATGAGCTGCTGATGCGCACCTACCGCAAGGACGAATGGGAACGCTGGTTTGCCGCCGCGCAGGTTGCGCCCTGGCGCATTAACGGGCCGGTTTTCGACTCTTCTCGCCTGATGGTGGAAGGCGCCATCCAGTGCGGCGGCGTGGCGCTGGCGCCGCCCTGCATGTTCGGCCGCGAGCTGCGCGAGGGGGTGCTTCAGCGGCCGTTCGCCGCCGAGGCGCATCTTGGCAGTTACTGGCTGACGTCGCTGAAATCGCGCGCCATGACGCCGGCGATGAAGGTGTTCGTCGGTTGGATGAGCCGGCAGGCCGAGGATGAACGCCGCGGTGATTAA
- the ampC gene encoding class C beta-lactamase, producing MTKMNRLAAALLAALILPAGHAAEKQDIDAVIQPLMKKFGVPGMAIAVTVDGQQRFYHYGVASKQTGQPITNQTLFEIGSLSKTFTATLASYAQQQGKLSFSDPASRYLPQLRGSAFDGVTLLNLATHTSGLPLFVPDDVTNNAQLMAYYKNWRPQQPAGSVRVYSNLGIGMLGMITAKSLNQPFAQAMERQLLPALGMSHTYIHVPADQMANYAQGYDKGDKPVRVNPGPLDAESYGIKSNAQDLIRYLDANMQQVKVADKWRSALAATHVGYYKAGVFTQDLMWENYPYPVDLARLTEGNNAGMIMNGTPATAITPPQPEQTAGWYNKTGSTGGFSTYAVFIPAKKIGVVMLANKWFPNDDRVAATYRIVQALEQR from the coding sequence ATGACGAAAATGAATCGCCTGGCGGCCGCGTTGCTCGCCGCTCTGATCTTGCCGGCCGGCCACGCCGCCGAAAAACAGGATATCGACGCCGTTATTCAGCCGCTGATGAAAAAATTCGGCGTACCGGGCATGGCGATTGCCGTGACGGTCGACGGCCAACAGCGCTTCTATCACTACGGCGTGGCGTCGAAGCAGACCGGCCAGCCAATCACCAACCAAACGCTGTTTGAAATCGGCTCGCTGAGCAAAACCTTTACCGCCACGCTGGCGTCCTATGCGCAGCAGCAGGGCAAGCTGTCGTTCAGCGATCCGGCCAGCCGCTATCTGCCGCAGCTGCGCGGCAGCGCGTTCGACGGCGTCACGCTGTTGAATCTGGCGACCCATACCTCAGGCCTGCCGCTGTTTGTGCCGGATGACGTCACCAACAATGCGCAGCTGATGGCCTATTACAAAAACTGGCGGCCGCAGCAGCCGGCGGGCAGCGTCCGGGTGTATTCCAACCTCGGCATCGGCATGCTGGGAATGATCACCGCCAAAAGCCTCAACCAGCCATTTGCGCAGGCAATGGAACGGCAGCTGCTGCCGGCGCTGGGCATGAGCCATACCTATATCCACGTGCCGGCCGATCAGATGGCCAATTACGCCCAAGGCTACGACAAGGGAGACAAACCGGTGCGGGTCAATCCCGGCCCGCTGGACGCCGAGTCTTACGGCATCAAATCCAACGCGCAGGATCTGATCCGCTATCTGGACGCCAATATGCAGCAGGTCAAAGTGGCGGATAAATGGCGCAGCGCGCTGGCCGCCACCCACGTCGGCTATTACAAGGCAGGGGTGTTCACGCAGGATCTGATGTGGGAGAACTACCCGTATCCGGTGGATCTGGCGCGGCTGACCGAGGGCAACAACGCCGGCATGATCATGAACGGCACCCCGGCGACCGCCATCACGCCGCCGCAGCCGGAACAAACCGCCGGCTGGTATAACAAGACCGGCTCGACCGGCGGCTTCTCGACCTACGCCGTGTTTATCCCGGCCAAGAAGATCGGCGTGGTGATGCTGGCCAATAAATGGTTCCCCAACGACGACCGCGTTGCGGCGACTTACCGCATCGTTCAGGCGCTGGAGCAGCGCTGA
- a CDS encoding Mal regulon transcriptional regulator MalI has translation MTIKKITITDVAQQAGVSVTTVSLVLSGKGRISPATVARVNQAIERLGYVRNRQAATLRGGESGVIGLILRDICEPFYAEMTAGLSEALEAHGKVLFLTQSGREGKGLMRCFDTLLEHGVDGMVLAGGIRAAAGLREKAAEQGVPLVCVARSSGLDDVDLVRPDNMQAAKMATEFLIKRGHSQIAYLGGQSDSLTRAERLGGFCATLLQYGLPFRSEWIVECDCRQRAAAEAAENLLRQHPNISAIVCHKASVALGAYFGIVRSGRSIGSDGVDTYYGQQVALIGFGDVPEAELTEPPLTFVSSSAREVGRSAAARLLQRIGDADLPPQNVILPPTLIRRGSA, from the coding sequence ATGACCATCAAAAAGATCACTATCACCGATGTCGCGCAGCAGGCCGGCGTCTCTGTCACCACGGTTTCCCTGGTGCTGAGCGGCAAGGGGCGCATTTCTCCGGCCACGGTAGCGCGGGTGAATCAGGCGATTGAGCGGCTGGGCTACGTGCGCAACCGCCAGGCGGCCACGCTGCGCGGCGGCGAATCGGGGGTGATTGGCCTGATCCTGCGCGATATCTGCGAACCTTTCTACGCCGAGATGACCGCCGGGCTGAGCGAAGCGCTGGAGGCGCACGGCAAGGTGCTGTTCCTTACCCAAAGCGGCCGCGAAGGCAAAGGGCTGATGCGCTGCTTCGATACGCTGCTGGAGCACGGCGTCGACGGTATGGTGCTGGCGGGCGGCATTCGCGCCGCCGCCGGCCTGAGGGAAAAAGCCGCCGAGCAGGGGGTGCCGCTGGTGTGCGTGGCGCGATCCAGCGGGCTGGATGACGTGGACCTGGTGCGCCCGGACAATATGCAGGCCGCCAAAATGGCCACCGAATTCCTGATCAAGCGCGGCCACAGCCAGATTGCCTACCTCGGCGGCCAGAGCGATTCGCTGACCCGCGCCGAACGGCTGGGCGGTTTTTGCGCCACGCTGCTGCAGTATGGCCTGCCGTTTCGCAGCGAATGGATCGTCGAGTGCGATTGCCGGCAGCGCGCGGCGGCCGAAGCGGCGGAAAATTTGCTGCGCCAGCATCCGAACATCAGCGCCATCGTGTGCCACAAGGCTTCGGTGGCGCTCGGCGCCTATTTCGGCATTGTGCGCAGCGGCCGCAGCATCGGCTCGGACGGGGTAGACACCTATTACGGCCAGCAGGTGGCGTTGATCGGCTTTGGCGACGTGCCGGAGGCCGAACTGACCGAACCGCCGCTGACCTTCGTTTCCAGCTCGGCGCGCGAAGTGGGGCGCAGCGCCGCCGCGCGCCTGCTGCAACGCATCGGCGACGCCGATTTGCCGCCGCAGAATGTCATCCTGCCGCCGACGCTGATCAGGCGCGGGTCGGCTTAA
- a CDS encoding YdgA family protein codes for MKKSLVAVSVIVVLGAAWTGASWYTGKLIEQRMGEVVDNANSQLKAYLPKAGVKLGYENYQRGIFSSKIRYVLRADGSVTTDDAALKPGDEVAFLETIDHGPFPFAQLKKFNLVPSMASVHTELENTPAVKALFDITKGKSLFTADSRISYSGDTSSAIDIIPLEYQKDKSSLKFSGAKVNADVSRDMKAIALDANSDSAVFSGPNEFGQTEQVSFQGVSLKGTSHASQFDVNLGDQTLTMKQFKLAVDGKDTVALDGFNLVSKFGEQGANIGGQVDYTMDALKVQGNDFGAGKLTLKIDKLDGKSLKEFADRYNQQTMAMLQQGQSLDPAAYEQQTTDILVQNLPLLLKGNPTISIAPLSWKNSKGESSFTLDLALTDPAQAGSPAESPDQLLARSVKKLDANLTIPVAMATETTAQTALLQGYSAEEAQKLAQQQVQGMAAMGQMFKLTTQKDGVIGSSFHYADNQVDLNGNKMSLQEFIGMFGLLAAPAAEDGAPAQEEAPAPAPAQ; via the coding sequence ATGAAAAAATCGTTAGTCGCTGTCAGCGTCATTGTGGTTCTTGGCGCAGCATGGACCGGGGCTTCCTGGTACACCGGCAAACTGATCGAACAACGGATGGGCGAAGTGGTGGACAACGCCAACAGCCAACTGAAAGCCTATCTGCCGAAGGCCGGGGTCAAACTGGGGTATGAGAACTACCAGCGCGGCATTTTCAGCAGCAAGATCCGCTATGTGCTGCGCGCAGACGGCAGCGTGACCACCGACGACGCCGCGCTGAAGCCCGGCGACGAAGTGGCGTTCCTGGAAACCATCGATCACGGCCCGTTCCCGTTCGCCCAACTCAAGAAATTCAACCTGGTGCCAAGCATGGCCTCGGTGCACACCGAGCTGGAAAACACCCCGGCGGTCAAAGCCCTGTTTGATATCACCAAGGGCAAATCGCTGTTCACCGCTGATTCGCGCATTTCCTACAGCGGCGATACCTCTTCCGCCATCGACATCATCCCGCTGGAATACCAGAAGGATAAATCCTCGCTGAAATTCAGCGGCGCCAAGGTGAATGCCGACGTTTCACGCGACATGAAAGCCATTGCGCTCGATGCGAACAGCGACAGCGCCGTGTTCAGCGGCCCGAACGAATTCGGCCAGACCGAGCAGGTCAGCTTCCAGGGCGTGAGCCTGAAAGGCACCAGCCACGCCAGCCAGTTCGATGTGAACCTCGGCGATCAAACCCTGACCATGAAGCAGTTCAAACTGGCGGTCGACGGTAAAGACACCGTGGCGCTGGACGGCTTCAACCTGGTGAGCAAATTCGGCGAGCAAGGCGCGAATATCGGCGGCCAGGTTGATTACACCATGGATGCGCTGAAGGTTCAGGGCAACGACTTCGGCGCCGGCAAGCTGACGCTGAAAATCGACAAGCTGGACGGCAAATCGCTGAAAGAGTTCGCCGACCGCTACAACCAGCAGACCATGGCCATGCTGCAACAGGGCCAGAGCCTGGATCCTGCCGCCTATGAGCAGCAAACCACCGACATTCTGGTGCAGAACCTGCCGCTGCTGCTGAAGGGCAACCCCACCATCAGCATCGCACCGCTGAGCTGGAAAAACAGCAAGGGCGAGAGCAGCTTCACGCTGGATCTGGCGTTGACCGATCCGGCGCAGGCCGGTTCCCCGGCCGAATCGCCAGACCAACTGCTCGCCCGTTCGGTGAAAAAGCTGGACGCCAACCTGACCATTCCGGTGGCCATGGCGACCGAGACCACGGCACAGACCGCACTGCTGCAGGGTTACAGCGCCGAAGAGGCGCAGAAGCTGGCGCAACAGCAGGTGCAGGGCATGGCGGCGATGGGCCAGATGTTCAAACTGACTACCCAGAAAGACGGCGTGATCGGCAGCAGCTTCCACTACGCCGACAACCAGGTTGATCTGAACGGCAACAAAATGTCGCTGCAGGAGTTCATCGGCATGTTCGGCCTGCTGGCCGCACCGGCGGCTGAAGACGGCGCACCGGCGCAAGAAGAAGCGCCCGCTCCGGCTCCCGCGCAATAA
- the fumC gene encoding class II fumarate hydratase, translating into MAAVRIEKDSMGPIEVPADRLWGAQTQRSLEHFRISSEKMPTALIHALALTKRAAAAVNMDLGLLPAERGNAIIKAADEVLADRHSDEFPLSIWQTGSGTQTNMNMNEVLANRASELLGGVRGEERRVHPNDDVNKSQSSNDVFPTAMHVAAVIAVREHLIPELKVLHKTLSDKAEAFRDIVKIGRTHLQDATPLTLGQEISGWAAMLAHNLQHIEAGIPHICELALGGTAVGTGLNTHPEYAVRVAKALAELTQQPFVTAPNKFEALATCDALVHGHGALKGLAASLMKIANDVRWLSSGPRCGIGEISIPENEPGSSIMPGKVNPTQCEAMTMLCAQVLGNDVAVNIGGASGNFELNVFRPMVIHNYLQSIRLLADGMQGFNEHCAVGIEPNRDRITQLLNESLMLVTALNTHIGYDKAAEIAKKAHKEGLTLKAAALKLGYLTEEQFDQWVRPEDMVGSMKK; encoded by the coding sequence ATGGCAGCCGTTCGTATTGAAAAAGACTCTATGGGGCCCATCGAAGTACCGGCCGACCGGCTATGGGGGGCGCAGACCCAGCGTTCTCTGGAGCATTTTCGCATCTCTTCCGAGAAGATGCCGACCGCGCTGATCCATGCGCTGGCGCTGACCAAGCGCGCCGCCGCCGCCGTGAATATGGATCTGGGCCTGCTGCCCGCCGAGCGCGGCAACGCCATCATCAAAGCCGCCGATGAAGTGCTGGCGGATCGGCATAGCGACGAATTCCCGCTGTCTATCTGGCAAACCGGCTCCGGCACCCAGACCAACATGAACATGAACGAAGTGTTGGCCAACCGCGCCAGCGAGCTGCTGGGCGGCGTGCGCGGAGAAGAGCGGCGGGTGCATCCGAACGACGACGTCAACAAAAGCCAAAGTTCCAACGACGTATTCCCTACCGCGATGCACGTGGCGGCGGTGATCGCGGTGCGCGAGCACCTCATCCCCGAGCTGAAGGTGCTGCACAAGACCCTGAGCGACAAGGCCGAAGCCTTCCGTGACATCGTTAAAATCGGCCGCACCCACCTGCAGGACGCCACGCCGCTGACGCTGGGCCAGGAGATTTCCGGCTGGGCGGCGATGCTGGCGCATAACCTGCAGCATATCGAAGCCGGCATTCCGCATATCTGCGAGCTGGCGCTGGGCGGCACCGCGGTCGGCACCGGCCTGAATACCCACCCGGAATACGCGGTGCGCGTCGCCAAAGCCCTGGCGGAGCTGACCCAACAGCCGTTCGTCACCGCCCCCAACAAATTTGAAGCGCTGGCGACCTGCGATGCGCTGGTGCACGGCCACGGCGCGCTGAAGGGGCTGGCGGCTTCGCTGATGAAGATCGCCAACGACGTGCGCTGGCTGTCGTCCGGCCCGCGCTGCGGCATCGGTGAAATTTCTATCCCTGAGAACGAACCGGGCAGCTCTATCATGCCGGGCAAGGTCAACCCGACCCAGTGCGAAGCCATGACCATGCTGTGCGCCCAGGTGTTGGGCAACGACGTGGCGGTCAATATCGGCGGCGCCTCCGGCAACTTCGAGCTGAACGTATTCCGCCCGATGGTGATCCACAACTATCTGCAATCCATTCGCCTGCTGGCCGACGGCATGCAGGGCTTCAACGAGCACTGTGCGGTGGGGATAGAACCTAACCGCGATCGCATCACGCAACTGCTGAACGAGTCGCTGATGCTGGTGACCGCGCTGAATACCCATATTGGCTATGACAAGGCGGCGGAAATCGCCAAGAAGGCGCATAAGGAAGGGCTGACGCTGAAAGCCGCGGCGCTGAAGCTGGGTTATCTCACCGAAGAACAGTTCGACCAGTGGGTGCGCCCGGAAGATATGGTCGGCAGCATGAAGAAATAA
- the manA gene encoding mannose-6-phosphate isomerase encodes MQKMTNSVQNYAWGSQDALTQLYGIANPDGQPMAELWMGAHPKSPSRVADGNGGLRSLRELIDEDQPKQLGAEVASRFGELPFLFKVLCADQPLSIQVHPSKSSAVAGYAKENAAGIPLSAPERNYKDANHKPELVFALTPFLAMNGFRELADIVSLLQPIAGAHHDIAAFLQQPDTAHLASLFAALLAMSGEQKSLALAVLKAALNNQQGEPWDTVRFIAGFYPDDSGLFSPLLLNVVQLEPGQAMFLYAETPHAYLKGVALEVMANSDNVLRAGLTPKFIDIPELLANLQFRPQPASGLLTQPEQRDNALFFPIPVEDFAFSLHDLSAAPQALAQHSAAIVFCVNGEAVLEKQGQRLVLKPGESCFIGAFESPVSVSGNGRIARVYNQLS; translated from the coding sequence ATGCAAAAAATGACCAACTCGGTGCAGAACTACGCCTGGGGCAGCCAAGATGCGCTGACCCAACTCTACGGCATCGCCAATCCCGATGGGCAACCGATGGCCGAGCTGTGGATGGGCGCACATCCGAAAAGCCCTTCCCGCGTGGCGGACGGCAACGGCGGCCTGCGTTCGCTGCGCGAACTGATCGATGAAGACCAGCCAAAGCAGCTGGGTGCCGAGGTCGCCAGCCGCTTTGGCGAGTTGCCATTCCTGTTTAAAGTGCTGTGCGCCGATCAGCCGCTGTCTATCCAGGTTCATCCCAGCAAAAGTTCAGCCGTTGCCGGCTATGCCAAAGAAAACGCCGCCGGCATTCCGCTGAGCGCGCCCGAACGCAACTACAAGGACGCCAACCACAAGCCGGAGCTGGTGTTCGCCCTGACGCCGTTCCTGGCGATGAACGGCTTTCGCGAGCTGGCCGACATCGTCTCGCTGCTGCAGCCGATCGCCGGTGCGCACCACGATATCGCCGCCTTCCTGCAGCAGCCGGATACCGCGCACCTGGCCAGCCTGTTCGCCGCCCTGTTGGCGATGAGCGGCGAGCAGAAGTCGCTGGCGCTGGCGGTGCTGAAAGCCGCCTTGAATAACCAACAGGGCGAACCCTGGGACACCGTGCGCTTTATCGCCGGTTTCTACCCGGACGACAGCGGCCTGTTTTCGCCGTTGCTGCTGAACGTGGTGCAGCTTGAGCCGGGCCAGGCGATGTTCCTGTACGCCGAAACGCCGCACGCTTACCTGAAAGGCGTGGCGCTGGAGGTGATGGCCAACTCCGATAACGTGCTGCGCGCCGGCCTGACGCCGAAGTTCATCGATATTCCGGAGCTGTTGGCCAACCTGCAGTTCCGCCCGCAGCCGGCTTCCGGCCTGCTGACCCAGCCGGAGCAGCGCGACAATGCGCTGTTCTTCCCGATCCCGGTAGAAGACTTCGCCTTCTCGCTGCACGATCTGAGCGCGGCGCCCCAGGCGCTGGCGCAGCACAGCGCGGCCATCGTATTTTGCGTCAACGGCGAGGCGGTGCTGGAAAAACAGGGGCAACGGCTGGTGCTGAAACCGGGCGAATCCTGCTTTATCGGCGCTTTTGAGTCGCCGGTCAGCGTCAGCGGAAATGGGCGTATCGCCCGGGTTTACAACCAGCTATCCTGA
- a CDS encoding serine hydrolase domain-containing protein, with the protein MSAEHQSLAQRITAASQQAIADGRIVGSVVLVARRGETVFASASGYADREQRRPMRRQTQFRLSSVSKPYTTLAAMRMIEQGKLGLDDAVSRWLPWFTPALADGTRPEINIRHLLSHTAGLDYRLNQPAGGSYHALGIKDGMELSSLTLEQNLRLLAQAPLLAPPGREFNYSLAIDVLGAVLEQAAGETLPQLFERWVAQPLGLGNTGFYAREADNLATAYYNTAGGPQRLHDGQRVALPEGFGAEVEFQPSRALNPNAYPSGGAGMVGDADDVLRLVETLRSGGKGILQPHSLELMRSPHVGPEAQTQGPGWGFGFGGALLVDERLATTPQRTGTMTWGGVYGHSWFCDPQEELSVVVLTNTAFEGMCGWYPQQIRDAVYQAG; encoded by the coding sequence ATGTCGGCAGAACATCAGTCATTAGCGCAACGGATTACGGCGGCCAGCCAGCAGGCAATCGCCGACGGCCGCATCGTGGGCAGCGTGGTGTTGGTCGCCCGGCGCGGAGAAACGGTTTTCGCTTCCGCCAGCGGTTACGCCGATCGCGAGCAACGGCGGCCGATGCGCCGCCAGACGCAGTTCCGGCTGTCGTCGGTGTCCAAACCTTACACCACGCTGGCGGCGATGCGCATGATCGAACAGGGCAAACTCGGCCTGGACGATGCGGTCAGCCGCTGGCTACCGTGGTTCACCCCGGCGCTGGCCGACGGCACGCGGCCGGAAATTAACATCCGCCACCTGCTGAGCCACACCGCCGGGCTGGATTATCGCCTTAATCAGCCCGCCGGCGGCAGCTATCACGCTCTGGGGATCAAAGACGGCATGGAGCTTTCCTCGCTGACGCTGGAGCAGAATCTGCGGCTGCTGGCTCAGGCGCCGCTGCTGGCGCCGCCTGGCCGGGAATTCAACTATTCGCTGGCGATCGACGTGCTCGGTGCGGTGCTGGAGCAGGCGGCGGGCGAAACGCTGCCGCAGCTGTTCGAACGCTGGGTGGCGCAGCCGCTGGGATTGGGCAATACCGGTTTTTATGCCCGGGAGGCGGATAACCTGGCGACGGCGTATTACAACACCGCCGGGGGGCCGCAGCGCTTGCACGACGGCCAGCGGGTGGCGTTGCCGGAAGGGTTCGGCGCCGAGGTGGAATTCCAGCCGTCTCGGGCCCTCAACCCAAACGCCTATCCGTCCGGCGGCGCCGGCATGGTGGGCGACGCCGATGACGTGCTGCGGCTGGTGGAGACGCTGCGCAGCGGCGGGAAGGGCATTCTGCAGCCGCACAGTCTGGAGCTGATGCGCAGCCCGCATGTCGGGCCAGAGGCGCAAACCCAGGGGCCGGGCTGGGGCTTCGGCTTCGGCGGCGCGCTGCTGGTGGATGAGCGGCTGGCGACCACGCCACAGCGTACCGGGACCATGACCTGGGGCGGCGTATACGGGCACAGCTGGTTCTGCGATCCGCAGGAGGAATTGAGCGTGGTGGTCTTGACCAACACCGCCTTTGAAGGCATGTGCGGTTGGTACCCGCAGCAGATCCGCGACGCGGTGTATCAGGCGGGATAA
- a CDS encoding VOC family protein, protein MTTPGMIILYADHPQRSAAFYQRLLGQAPVELSATFALFVLHNGFKLGIWSKHTVVPAATAGGGGGELCFMCEQPQQVDALYNQWREMGLTIAQPPMALDFGYSFVAQDPDGHRLRVYTLSE, encoded by the coding sequence ATGACGACGCCCGGCATGATCATTCTGTACGCAGACCACCCGCAACGCAGCGCGGCCTTTTATCAGCGGCTGCTGGGGCAGGCGCCGGTGGAGCTGTCCGCCACCTTTGCGCTGTTTGTGTTGCACAACGGCTTTAAACTGGGGATATGGTCAAAACATACGGTAGTGCCCGCGGCGACGGCGGGCGGTGGCGGCGGCGAACTGTGCTTTATGTGCGAGCAGCCGCAGCAGGTGGATGCGCTCTACAATCAGTGGCGTGAAATGGGGCTGACCATCGCCCAGCCGCCGATGGCGCTGGACTTCGGCTACAGTTTCGTGGCGCAGGATCCGGACGGCCACCGCCTGCGGGTCTATACCCTCAGCGAGTAG
- a CDS encoding LysR family transcriptional regulator — protein MSSLLQLLPFFEAVARLGSFTQAASQLGVTPPAVSQNIQALESRLGVRLFHRTSRSVRLSDEGRIFYQRVSPAMSQIDVAADDLRAQPAGLLRITLPQLAASLLVMPHLAEFQRRYPEVQLELFTDDRFSDLVLGSFDAGIRMHAMLQKDMVAVPIDRGQRRVLVASPAYLAQCGAPATLEALAEHQCLRYRFPGSGKLEPWLFNLNGEQRALEVNGRLIFNEDRLLKDAALAGMGITQRFHGTVRRELAQGQLVELLAECASEAPGFFIYFPASRHLPLKLRVFIDFMREMRGDSEKLRGERP, from the coding sequence ATGAGTTCATTGCTGCAGCTGCTGCCGTTCTTTGAAGCCGTCGCGCGCCTGGGCAGCTTCACCCAGGCGGCCAGTCAGTTGGGGGTAACCCCGCCGGCGGTGTCGCAAAATATTCAGGCGCTGGAAAGCCGGCTGGGCGTGCGGCTGTTTCATCGCACCAGCCGTTCGGTGCGGCTCAGCGACGAAGGGCGCATCTTTTACCAACGGGTTTCTCCGGCCATGAGCCAGATAGACGTGGCGGCGGACGACTTGCGCGCTCAGCCGGCCGGCCTGCTGCGCATTACCCTGCCGCAGCTGGCCGCTTCGCTGTTGGTGATGCCGCATCTGGCGGAGTTTCAGCGCCGCTACCCTGAGGTGCAGCTGGAGCTGTTTACCGACGATCGCTTTTCCGATCTGGTGTTGGGCAGCTTCGACGCCGGTATTCGCATGCACGCCATGCTGCAAAAAGACATGGTGGCGGTGCCTATCGATCGCGGCCAACGGCGCGTGCTGGTCGCCTCACCGGCTTATCTGGCGCAGTGCGGCGCGCCGGCCACGCTGGAAGCGCTGGCTGAACACCAGTGTCTGCGCTATCGCTTCCCGGGCAGCGGCAAGCTCGAACCCTGGCTGTTTAATCTGAATGGCGAGCAGCGGGCGCTGGAGGTCAACGGCCGTTTGATTTTCAACGAGGATCGCCTGCTCAAGGACGCGGCGCTGGCCGGCATGGGCATCACCCAGCGCTTTCACGGCACGGTGCGGCGCGAGCTGGCGCAGGGGCAACTGGTGGAACTGCTGGCGGAGTGCGCCAGCGAAGCGCCGGGTTTTTTCATTTATTTCCCCGCCAGCCGCCATCTGCCGCTCAAGCTGCGGGTGTTTATCGACTTTATGCGCGAGATGCGGGGCGACAGTGAGAAGCTCAGGGGCGAGCGCCCCTGA